The Candidatus Desulfarcum epimagneticum region TGGGCATCCGCATAAAATGCCCGGCCGCGCGGACCTGTCAAGTACTTTGACCAGCTTGACCAATGTTTTGTCAAGCTGGTCAAGCCGATGTCAAGTACCCCGGAAGCTGATTTAAACACATAATCAGCGTGTTGCGACCTATCCTTTTCACTCCTGAAAAAGCGCCTCTTCAAAAACCAGCAAGCTCCCCGGATAATGGATTCAACCGCCAAGGCATTTGAAATGATGCCGAATGTGTCTCCTTTGACGCCGCCGAAAGGCTTTGACAGCATGAGCATGGGCCATAAACACTCGGATATCAAGAAAAAACCCATGCGATATCAATGCGAGTCAAGGGATGGAAAAAACCCGTTTTCCATGTCGCCCAATCATACAAAAAAGGACCGACAGTCACTCCCATGATTTTGATCCGGCATGGGCCCCCCCCTCCCTTCCCCCCAGGGTATGACAGAACCCCCGCTGACTTGAAAAAAACAAAAAGAATCTTTCCATCCAGGGCATTTGCCGTGACGGGGGGCCGGGGCAAAAAAAGGCCCCCCCGAAAAGGGGTATATAATCATGGACACGGCGCTCTAAAAATTTTTCCGGAAAAAATGAACGCCGGGTTGAGCCCGCTTCATGGGGTTGACAAAAATAAAATTTCTGTATAATGTGTGTATATCTCTACAACCTTTTGATAAAAAAGGACATACAGGAGTTTTAAAGGCCGATTTTTCCCACATGAGCGACCACGTTGGCCTGATGATTTCGATAAAAAAACAAAATAAGGAGATCAAAAAATGGGTGGTTGCGGCTCGGGACGCCGACCCCGGCCCGGCGCAAGGCGTCCGGCGGAGGACTACAATCCCATTGACATCAGATACCTGCATCGGGGCGGCTTTCTCAAACCGGGGCGTTTTGTCACCCTGTCATGGTCCTGCGGGGGGGAGCCCGCCGGGAGCGCGGATATCCAGGTTGAGACCTGCGGCATTCGCCTGATCTATCGCGTTCAGACAGGAGACGGAGACCCCGGCGTGAACCAGCCGGTGGATATCATCCATACCCCCTGCCATTATGGCGGCTCAAGGCCCTGGTTCCGGTGTCCTGACTGCGCCCGCCGGGTGGCCGTCCTTTATGGCGCGGGAAAATATTTTCTCTGCCGTCATTGCCACAATCTCGCCTACCGGTCCCAAAGCTTGAACAAATCGGGCCGTCTTCTGGAAAAGGCGCTGAAAATAAAACGCCGCCTGGGCGTGAATGGAGGGATCAGGGAGCCTGTGTGGTTCAGGCCCAAGGGCATGCGCCAAAAAACCTTTGACCGCCTGCGGGATGAAGCCCTGCGTCTGGAGGGGGAATTCTGGGGGGAGACGGCCAAACTTGCGGGATTATGACCTGGCGGACGCCCCCTGTCACAATGCTTTTTCATCGGCCTCCTGAAACGCCGTCTCAATCTCCTCAAAAGAAAAGGGGATCAGCCCCCTTTTCTTAAACGAGTACTCCATCGAATCCATTCCCAAAACATGGGCCATGTTCATGTCCGAAAGATCGTGTCTGTCCTGGAACTCCTGAAAAATTTTTCCGGCGGCCCGGTTTAAAGACAAGGCTTCCGCGTCCGGCTCATCCGGCAGCATGCCGCTTTCTTTCAAATCCATCAGCTTTCGGCCCAGGGCGATAAATTCTTCGTACCGAAACCCCAGGAAAGAGGCGACCTGGATTCTTTTCTTTTCCGATAACGGGGACTTGCCTTTGATGAAGTTCTTCAAATTCCCCAAAGAGATATTTGGATACTTCTCTTTCATCGGTTTGAATAAATCCGCCCTGAATTTTTCTTCCGTATGCAGGTCCACGTAATGTTTCAACGCGACCCTGTGACATTCGGCCACATCTTCAAACGGTTCCTCTCTCTTTTCCGGGCTCTCTTTTTTTCTCATCATGTGGGCCTCCATTTAAAATGACGGTGAATGACTGTGGGGAACGGGCCGGGCTCGTTTTGCGGGCATTTGGCTCAACCCGGCGACATTCAGCTTATGCTTCATAACCTGTTTGAATCGCCCCTTGGCGTGTTTATTTTTCCAACGCTTTGTAAAAGCTCTGTTTAAAATTATTTTCATCCGGCTCATCATAGAAAGGAACGCCCACAAGCCTGTATCTTTCCGCTCGCTTTTGTGTCTTGAATTCCAGAATCCTTCCCTTGAATTTTTCAGTAATCTCTTTTAAAAAATCCTGCTTCCATTCGTCATGCTTTTGGAGATGTTTTCCCTTTGGCTCGATGAATATTTGATAGGTTAAGATGTCGCCGGTTTTTTCTTTCAAGAACAAGACAAAATCAGGCTCAAACGCCCGCCCGTCTAAAAAATTATAAATCTTAAAATGCCTTTCATTTCGCATAAGATATATTCCGTCATATTTTTTTTTCAGTGTGTCCATCTGACGGTCAAACATCGCTACAAATCCTTTTTCTTCGCTGGTGCCATAATTTGCGTTAAACGCATACCAGTCCTTGTCTTCGACAAATTGTTCATCGCCAT contains the following coding sequences:
- a CDS encoding hypothetical protein (Evidence 5 : Unknown function) → MDSTAKAFEMMPNVSPLTPPKGFDSMSMGHKHSDIKKKPMRYQCESRDGKNPFSMSPNHTKKDRQSLP
- a CDS encoding hypothetical protein (Evidence 5 : Unknown function): MMRKKESPEKREEPFEDVAECHRVALKHYVDLHTEEKFRADLFKPMKEKYPNISLGNLKNFIKGKSPLSEKKRIQVASFLGFRYEEFIALGRKLMDLKESGMLPDEPDAEALSLNRAAGKIFQEFQDRHDLSDMNMAHVLGMDSMEYSFKKRGLIPFSFEEIETAFQEADEKAL
- a CDS encoding conserved hypothetical protein (Evidence 4 : Unknown function but conserved in other organisms) → MGGCGSGRRPRPGARRPAEDYNPIDIRYLHRGGFLKPGRFVTLSWSCGGEPAGSADIQVETCGIRLIYRVQTGDGDPGVNQPVDIIHTPCHYGGSRPWFRCPDCARRVAVLYGAGKYFLCRHCHNLAYRSQSLNKSGRLLEKALKIKRRLGVNGGIREPVWFRPKGMRQKTFDRLRDEALRLEGEFWGETAKLAGL